Proteins encoded by one window of Pecten maximus chromosome 15, xPecMax1.1, whole genome shotgun sequence:
- the LOC117343416 gene encoding transformation/transcription domain-associated protein-like: LTVFLPRSLHCYFSLQNLQRILIPCFYLAHFIFISPYRSYSASLSRVSTSLTLYLFLPTDPTVHPYPVFLPRSLCIYFSLQILQHILISCFHQVFEGGDGEKLIGGPPAPDQDNMENIISVFINKIIAPDNPSLLVEQASSHIHDAANKKQGNKLRRLMTFAWPCLLSKNCVDPATKYHGHLLLSHIIAKFAIHKRIVLQVFHSLLKANAVEARTVVRQALEILTPAMLGRMEDGNGMLTHCTKKIIVEEGHTVAQLVHILYASIEHRKLAVDLAEVVIKWEIQRIKDNQDPSFVEPAGQELSQALTQNLPVKRSTSVDSPQEAKRSRHSSGASTRSQSDLTKPIEKNYCDAVVNFLLRIACQVNETPGSPEEILSRRCVGLLKMALRPDIWSSTELKLVWFDKLLTTVENPLPNFNNICTALELLSFLLTILKKETILTSFKPLQRGIAACMTCPNTKVIRGVHSLLSRLMSFFPTEPVTSNVASKYEELECLYACVSKVVYEGLTNYEKASTGSPSQLFSTLMILKAACMHNHCYIDRLITTFMKVLHKMAREHLVPTSPESSPVASELMILSLDLVKNRVGVMSLEMRKSFIGQILVGLIEKTTDAKVMKAITKMVEDWVKTKTPIAINQSPSIREKAILLVKLMQHVEKRFPDEQELNAQFLELVNYIYRDESLSGTELTSKLESAFLSGLRCNQPTIRHKFVEVFENSIPRRIFDRLLYITCTQNWEAMGTHFWIKQCVELLLSVAMNGHSIQSSSSLNLLPSASSIVNLADSQDRAAFQTIMKMKEEPMDVESVDSNKEEEEIDMELSGVSSDESIPKEPPKKENLDPRQNINTLLQRQAKFLESCREVKTVSYLNALSQLCHTSTDLGHASWVDSFPRIWKILSDKQQQMLGGELIPFMCSGSHVIQKDCHPSSIHTFLEGLSHCVPPVHIRPCVLKYLGRTHNLWHRACLQLEQIAFENSPSLQVKNRPVSEYEFEPVTSPQQETLDGLCELYSLLKEEDMCAGLWQKRAKFAETNIALSYEQHGFFEQAQASYEQAMSKARSDHNSGPASPSVLPEYRLWEERWIRCSKELNQWDLLKEYAGAKGNTNPHLVLESAWRVPNWALMKDALAQVELSCPKEMAWKVNLYRGYIAICQPDDHHLNTVTMIERLVEVSSNLAIKEWRRLPSIVSHIHVPLLQAAQQIMELQEAAQINQGLQPANITRSSSLHDMKAIVKTWRNRLPMISDDLSHWSDIFTWRQHHYQFIVDHYDNHSQQDPQNSNHSMLGVHASAQAIIHFGKIARKHNLTGVCLDSLSRIHTIPSVPIVDCFQKIRQQVKCYLQMSGAMGKTELNEGLEVIESTNLKYFTKEFTAEFYALKGMFLAQVGRSDDANKAFSAAVQMHDTLVKAWALWGDYLETVFTREKQMNLGVSAITCFLHACRHQNESKSRKYLAKVLWLLTYDDEKTTLAEAVDKYCVGVPPIQWLPWIPQLLTCLVRNEGRLIINLLHQVGRMYPQAVYFPIRTLYLTLKIEQRERFKSGEFSLSQGRTTSGQTSTSATMATTAASTTTTTVSNPPTPSTPATPGTPGMYLVSNPPTPSTPATPGTPGTSYLILPHPQHPLPPVHQVCTSYLILPHPQHPLSLVHQVGTSYLILPHPSTPANPGTPGRYLVSNPPTPSTPATLGTPGRYLVSNPPTPSTPATPGTPGRYLISNPPTPSTPATPGTPDSSGTDNSVQPTQQTSQASSRQSSTTQGDAGPIRAPAPMWRCSKIMHIQRDCHPTILSSLEGIVDQMVWFRENWYEEVLRQLRQGLAKCYAVAFENRGAVADATITPHTLNFMKKLVSTFGVGIENVSSVTTTFSSAASESLARRAQATAQDPVFQKMKSQFTTDFDFSVPGSTKLHNLISKLKKWIKILEAKTKLLPKSFLIEEKCRFLSNFSQHTAEVELPGEFLLPKHSHYYVRIARFMPRVEIVQKHNTAARRLYIRGHNGKLLKLKTVFCITTPGDLDANRPVPFRLSPNIADFLTTTSVTGPLTASMVAAARCLVQPQYKLPSFLRTILRDEYITWHKKKQEETTPGSEPSDMDGEQLIVMVSKAVQAITTRLQNLAKFDGAESSVSTLVAAANSHDNLCRMDPAWHPWL; the protein is encoded by the exons TTAACTGTATTTCTCCCTCGCTCACTTCATTGTTATTTCTCCCTACAGAACCTACAGCGCATCCTTATCCCGTGTTTCTACCTCgctcactttatatttatttctcCCTACAGATCCTACAGTGCATCCTTATCCCGTGTTTCTACCTCGCTCACTTTGTATTTATTTCTCCCTACAGATCCTACAGTGCATCCTTATCCCGTGTTTCTACCTCGCTCACTTTGTATTTATTTCTCCCTACAGATCCTACAGCACATCCTTATCTCGTGTTTCCATCAGGTGTTTGAGGGTGGTGATGGTGAGAAACTGATTGGCGGGCCCCCAGCTCCAGACCAGGACAACATGGAGAACATCATCAGTGTCTTTATCAACAAAATCATTGCCCCCGACAACCCGTCGCTACTGGTGGAGCAGGCGTCATCTCACATACACGACGCTGCTAATAA GAAACAAGGGAACAAACTCCGCCGACTGATGACCTTCGCCTGGCCTTGTCTGCTGTCCAAGAACTGTGTCGACCCGGCCACAAAGTACCATGGCCACCTTCTACTGTCGCATATCATTGCTAAGTTTGCCATCCACAAGCGAATCGTTCTTCAGGTGTTCCACAGTTTACTAAAGGCTAATGCTGTGGAAGCACGCACTGTTGTGAGACAGGCCCTGGAGATCCTCACACCAGCCATGCTAGGACGTATGGAGGATGGAAAT GGAATGTTGACTCACTGCACTAAGAAGATCATCGTAGAGGAAGGACACACAGTAGCTCAGCTTGTCCACATACTGTAC GCATCTATTGAGCACCGTAAGCTGGCAGTAGACTTGGCTGAGGTAGTCATTAAGTGGGAGATACAGAGGATCAAGGACAACCAGGATCCGTCGTTTGTAGAACCAGCCGGACAGGAACTGAGTCAAGCTCTAACCCAGAACCTCCCAGTTAAACGATCGACATCTGTTGATTCACCTCAGGAGGCCAAGAGATCACGTCACTCCTCAGGAGCG AGTACACGGAGTCAGTCGGACCTTACTAAGCCCATTGAGAAGAATTACTGTGATGCTGTTGTGAATTTCTTACTGCGAATAGCATGTCAG GTAAATGAGACACCAGGATCCCCGGAAGAAATTTTATCTCGGCGATGTGTTGGATTACTGAAGATGGCACTACGCCCTGATATCTGGTCGAGCACCGAGCTGAAACTTGTCTGGTTTGATAAGTTACTGACGACCGTTGAGAACCCTCTACCCAATTTTAACAATATCTGTACCGCCCTGGAGCTGTTGAGTTTTCTTCTCACAATACTG aaaaAGGAGACAATTCTGACAAGCTTTAAACCCCTCCAGCGTGGGATAGCTGCCTGTATGACGTGTCCTAACACCAAAGTTATACGGGGTGTACACAGTCTACTGTCCCGTCTCATGAGCTTTTTCCCCACAGAGCCTGTCACCTCCAATGTGGCCTCCAAGTATGAAGAACTAGAATGTTTATATGCCTGTGTCAGCAAGGTTGTGTACGAGGGACTCACGAATTACGAAAA ggCGTCAACTGGCTCTCCGTCTCAGCTGTTCAGTACCCTGATGATCCTGAAGGCGGCCTGTATGCACAATCACTGTTACATAGACAGACTCATCACAACATTCATGAAGGTTCTACACAAGATGGCGCGAGAACACCTGGTCCCCACCTCCCCCGAATCTAGTCCAG TTGCCAGTGAGCTGATGATTCTGAGTCTTGACCTGGTGAAGAACAGGGTCGGGGTGATGAGTCTGGAGATGAGAAAGAGCTTCATCGGACAAATCCTTGTTGGTCTCATTGAGAAGACGACTGATGCCAAAGTGATGAAAGCTATTACTAAAATGGTGGAGGACTGGGTCAAAACCAAG aCACCTATAGCTATTAACCAGTCGCCCAGTATCCGAGAAAAAGCCATACTGTTGGTGAAACTTATGCAGCATGTGGAGAAACGGTTCCCTGACGAACAAGAACTGAACGCCCAATTCCTGGAACTAGTCAACTATATCTACCGTGACGAAAGCCTCAGCGGCACAGAGCTAACATCCAAACTGGAGTCCGCCTTTCTCAGTGGTCTACGCTGTAACCAACCCACTATCAGGCACAAATTTGTTGAG gtatttgAGAATTCAATTCCACGCCGGATTTTTGACCGTCTCCTCTATATCACCTGTACACAAAACTGGGAGGCCATGGGCACTCACTTCTGGATCAAACAGTGTGTGGAG TTACTTCTGTCGGTGGCTATGAATGGCCACAGCATCCAGAGCTCCTCGTCCCTGAACCTGTTACCATCAGCCAGCTCCATTGTGAATTTAGCAGACAGCCAGGACCGCGCGGCCTTCCAGACCATCATGAAGATGAAGGAAGAACCGATGGATGTGGAATCCGTGGACTCCAACAAAGAGGAG GAGGAGATAGACATGGAGTTAAGTGGGGTGTCATCAGACGAGAGTATTCCCAAGGAACCGCCCAAAAAGGAGAACCTGGACCCTCGTCAGAACATCAATACTCTGTTACAACGTCAGGCGAAGTTCTTAGAGAGTTGTCGAGAGGTCAAG ACTGTGTCGTATCTAAATGCCCTGTCCCAGCTGTGCCACACCTCCACAGACCTGGGCCATGCCTCCTGGGTTGACTCTTTCCCACGGATCTGGAAAATTCTCTCCGACAAACAACAACAG ATGTTAGGAGGAGAGCTGATACCGTTTATGTGTAGTGGAAGTCATGTTATACAGAAAGACTGCCATCCATCTTCTATACACACATTCCTGGAGGGACTGTCCCACTGTGTCCCCCCGGTACACATACGTCCCTGTGTCCTCAAG TACCTGGGTCGGACCCACAATCTATGGCACAGAGCCTGTCTCCAACTGGAACAGATTGCATTTGAGAATAGTCCAAGTCTTCAGGTGAAAAACCGTCCGGTCAGCGAGTACGAGTTTGAACCGGTCACTTCCCCACAACAG gAGACATTGGACGGCCTCTGTGAGCTCTACTCTCTACTCAAAGAAGAAGACATGTGTGCTGGTCTGTGGCAGAAACGAGCCAAGTTTGCTGAGACAAACATTGCTCTATCTTATGAACAACATGGCTTCTTTGAACAGGCTCAGGCCTCTTATGAACAG GCGATGAGTAAAGCACGTTCTGACCACAACTCTGGCCCTGCGTCCCCGTCCGTCCTGCCTGAGTACCGACTGTGGGAGGAGCGTTGGATACG GTGCTCTAAGGAGCTGAACCAGTGGGACCTATTGAAGGAGTATGCCGGGGCCAAGGGTAACACCAATCCTCACCTTGTCCTTGAGAGTGCCTGGCGGGTCCCTAACTGGGCGCTCATGAAGGATGCCCTAGCTCAG GTCGAGTTGTCCTGCCCAAAAGAAATGGCCTGGAAGGTTAACCTGTATCGTGGATATATTGCCATATGTCAACCTGATGACCACCATCTCAACACTGTCACCATG aTTGAGAGACTGGTAGAGGTGTCCAGTAACCTGGCTATCAAGGAATGGCGACGTTTGCCCAGCATTGTTTCTCATATCCATGTTCCCCTGTTACAG gccGCTCAACAAATCATGGAGTTACAGGAGGCTGCCCAGATAAACCAGGGACTCCAGCCGGCCAACATCACCCGCAGCTCCAGTCTCCACGACATGAAGGCCATTGTCAAAACATGGAG AAATCGTCTGCCGATGATCTCCGATGACCTGTCCCACTGGAGTGACATATTTACCTGGAGACAGCATCACTACCAGTTCATAGTTGATCACTATGACAACCACTCACAGCAGGATCCT CAAAACAGTAACCACTCCATGTTGGGGGTACATGCCTCTGCCCAGGCTATCATACACTTTGGCAAGATTGCCCGCAAACACAACCTGACAGGCGTGTGTCTCGACTCCCTCAGCAG AATCCACACAATACCCAGTGTACCCATAGTGGATTGTTTCCAGAAAATCCGCCAGCAAGTCAAGTGTTACCTCCAGATGTCCGGGGCAATGGGCAAAACTGAACTCAATGAG gGTTTGGAGGTGATCGAATCAACAAACCTCAAGTATTTCACTAAAGAGTTCACTGCAGAGTTTTACGCTCTCAAAGGCATGTTCTTAGCCCAGGTTGGGCGATCTGACGACGCCAACAAGGCATTCTCTGCGGCTGTCCAGATGCATGACACTTTGGTAAAGGCATGGGCACTCTGGGGCGACTATCTCGAGACTGTGTTCACTCGGGAAAA ACAAATGAACCTGGGTGTTTCGGCCATCACGTGCTTCCTGCATGCCTGTCGTCACCAGAATGAGAGCAAATCCCGTAAATATCTCGCCAAAGTGCTTTGGTTGTTGACATATGACGATGAAAAGACTACGTTGGCTGAGGCCGTCGACAAATACTGTGTTGGGGTACCGCCCATACAGTGGTTACCATG GATTCCTCAATTGTTGACTTGTCTGGTGAGAAATGAGGGCCGACTTATCATCAACCTTCTACATCAAGTCGGACGAATGTATCCCCAGGCCGTTTACTTCCCCATCCGCACACTGTACCTCACACTGAAGATAGAACAGAGAGAGCGCT TCAAAAGTGGAGAATTCAGTTTATCTCAAGGACGAACAACGTCAGGtcagacttcaacatcagctACCATGGCAACAACAGCAGCATCAACTACCACCACAACTGTGTCTAATCCACCGACACCCTCAACACCCGCTACGCCAGGTACACCAGGTATGTACCTCGTATCTAATCCTCCCACACCCTCCACACCCGCTACCCCaggtacaccag gtacCTCCTATCTAATCCTCCCACACCCTCAACACCCTCTACCTCCGGTACACCAGGTATGTACCTCGTATCTAATCCTCCCACACCCTCAACACCCGCTATCCCTggtacaccaggtaggtacCTCCTATCTAATCCTCCCACACCCCTCAACACCCGCTAACCCCggtacaccaggtaggtaccttgtatctaatcctcccacaccctcaacacccgctaccctcggtacaccaggtaggtacCTCGTATCTAATCCTCCCACACCCTCGACACCCGCTACCCCGggtacaccaggtaggtacCTCATATCTAATCCACCGACACCCTCAACACCCGCTACCCCGGGTACACCag ACAGCAGTGGTACAGATAACAGTGTTCAGCCAACACAGCAGACATCTCAGGCCTCGTCTCGACAGAGCTCCACCACTCAAGGTGACGCCGGACCCATCAGGGCACCTGCTCCCATGTGGCGCTGTAGTAAGATCATGCACATCCAGCGTGACTGCCATCCCACAATTCTCAGTTCCCTGGAGGGCATCGTAGATCAG ATGGTGTGGTTTCGTGAAAACTGGTATGAGGAAGTCTTACGGCAGCTACGACAAGGACTTGCCAAATGTTACGCCGTCGCTTTTGAAAACAGAGGAGCAG TGGCTGACGCGACCATCACACCCCATACCCTGAACTTCATGAAGAAGCTAGTCAGTACATTTGGTGTGGGGATAGAGAATGTTTCTAGTGTGACAACAACCTTCTCCTCGGCAGCATCCGAATCTCTGGCACGACGTGCCCAGGCCACCGCTCAAGACCCAGTGTTTCAAAAGATGAAAAGCCAGTTCACCACAGACTTTGACTTTAG tGTTCCTGGGTCAACCAAGCTACATAACCTCATCAGTAAACTCAAAAAGTGGATCAAGATCCTGGAGGCCAAGACCAAGTTACTGCCGAA GTCGTTCCTGATCGAGGAGAAGTGTCGCTTCCTTAGTAACTTCTCTCAGCACACTGCTGAAGTCGAACTGCCAGGAGAGTTCCTGCTACCAAAA